The proteins below come from a single Staphylococcus sp. MI 10-1553 genomic window:
- a CDS encoding Nramp family divalent metal transporter — MKKSLEEINGTVAYHRDAPSWKKVFFFLGPGALVAVGYMDPGNWITSMAGGAQYGYILLSVILISSLAAMLLQSMCARLGIASGMDLAQVTRAMTPKKVAVVLWLFTELAIMATDIAEVIGSAIALNLLFHIPLWLGVTVTVLDVFLLLAIIKLGFRKIEALVTVLVLTVFIIFVFEVYLSDPIWGDVFSGFLPQSTVVTQPGALYIALGIIGATIMPHNLYLHSSIVQSRNYGRQSDKEKREAIRYATIDSNVQLSLAFIVNCLLLILGAALFFGSGEALGGFYDLYDALTHSEVSTVIGGAVMSTLFAVALLASGQNSTITGTLSGQIIMEGFVHLKMAQWVRRLVTRIIAVIPVFFCLWLYGSSTEKIENLLIFTQVFLSLALPLSVIPLVIATNNPKIMGKDFTNPRWVNLIAWALAIILTVLNIYLIYGTFSEFG, encoded by the coding sequence TCTTTCTCGGACCGGGTGCGCTTGTTGCGGTGGGCTATATGGATCCGGGAAACTGGATTACGTCGATGGCAGGGGGCGCGCAATATGGCTATATCCTGTTGTCGGTCATTTTAATTTCGAGTTTAGCTGCGATGTTACTCCAAAGTATGTGTGCACGTTTAGGTATCGCGAGTGGGATGGATTTAGCACAAGTGACACGTGCGATGACACCTAAAAAAGTAGCAGTCGTACTTTGGTTATTTACCGAACTTGCGATTATGGCGACGGATATTGCAGAGGTCATCGGAAGTGCGATTGCGTTGAATTTACTCTTTCATATTCCTTTATGGCTCGGTGTGACGGTTACAGTATTAGACGTCTTTTTACTTTTAGCCATTATTAAGCTCGGTTTCCGTAAAATAGAAGCACTCGTTACGGTATTAGTGTTAACAGTGTTTATCATTTTCGTCTTTGAAGTCTACTTGTCAGATCCTATATGGGGCGATGTGTTCAGTGGCTTCTTACCGCAGTCGACTGTCGTGACACAACCCGGTGCTTTATATATCGCATTAGGGATTATCGGTGCGACGATTATGCCACATAACTTATACTTACATTCATCTATTGTTCAATCACGAAACTATGGGCGTCAATCAGATAAAGAAAAACGAGAAGCCATTCGATATGCGACGATTGATTCGAACGTCCAATTGTCACTCGCATTTATCGTTAACTGTTTATTATTAATTTTAGGGGCAGCACTGTTTTTCGGAAGCGGTGAAGCACTCGGTGGTTTTTATGATTTATACGATGCCCTCACACATTCAGAAGTATCTACTGTTATTGGTGGTGCGGTTATGAGTACATTGTTTGCGGTAGCGTTATTAGCTTCAGGACAAAACTCCACGATCACTGGAACGTTATCAGGCCAAATTATAATGGAAGGTTTCGTTCATTTGAAAATGGCACAATGGGTTCGACGCCTTGTGACACGCATCATTGCGGTGATTCCTGTCTTTTTCTGTTTATGGTTATACGGTTCGAGTACCGAGAAAATTGAAAATCTACTCATCTTTACGCAAGTCTTTTTAAGTTTAGCCTTACCTTTAAGTGTGATTCCGTTAGTCATTGCGACCAATAATCCTAAAATTATGGGCAAAGACTTTACCAATCCACGTTGGGTCAATCTCATTGCGTGGGCATTAGCGATTATTTTAACAGTGCTTAACATATATCTCATTTACGGTACATTTAGCGAATTTGGTTAA
- a CDS encoding BCCT family transporter, producing the protein MDWVVFIGTAIVLLMAVIPMMVFPEQSRAVVVAMNAFVTSKMGAIYLVLGLAIFCFVLYIAFGKYGSVTLGRANDKPEFSDFAWASMLFCAGIGSDILYWGVIEWAYYFQAPPHSAKPFSEEALNYATMYGMFHWGPIAWSIYVLPALPIAYLVFVKKQPVFKISQACRPILRGQTDKALGKLVDILFIFGLIGGTATSLALGVPMISAGLEKLFGFDGSSMVIKSIVLICITIVFAYSSYQGLKKGIQVLSDLNVWLSFVLLGFIFVVGPTIFIMETTVTGFGNMLKNFFQMATWLEPFGGIGGREETNFPQQWTIFYWSWWIVYAPFIGLFIARISKGRTLKEVILGTIVYGTFGCVLFFGIFGNFAVYLQISGQFDVIQFLNSHGTEATIIEVISQLPFSKIIIGLFILSAFLFLVTTFDSASYIVAAATQTRVKGEPIKLNRLFWAFALCLLPFSLMLVGGEKALEILQTASIVAGVPLIVIFIIIMISFMMILGGDRIALQSRADRFKRIERRSLRILRVGEDEEDDNL; encoded by the coding sequence ATGGACTGGGTCGTGTTCATCGGTACGGCAATAGTATTATTGATGGCCGTCATACCGATGATGGTGTTTCCTGAACAAAGTCGCGCAGTGGTCGTTGCGATGAATGCGTTCGTTACATCCAAAATGGGCGCCATCTATCTCGTATTGGGACTTGCGATTTTTTGTTTTGTGTTATACATAGCTTTTGGTAAATATGGTTCGGTCACTTTAGGCCGTGCCAATGATAAACCAGAATTTAGTGACTTTGCGTGGGCTTCAATGCTGTTTTGCGCAGGTATCGGTTCAGATATTTTGTACTGGGGCGTTATCGAGTGGGCCTATTACTTCCAAGCACCACCACACAGTGCGAAACCATTTTCTGAGGAAGCTTTAAACTATGCGACAATGTATGGGATGTTTCATTGGGGACCTATAGCATGGTCGATTTACGTATTGCCAGCATTGCCGATCGCATATTTAGTATTCGTCAAAAAGCAACCTGTTTTCAAAATTAGCCAAGCCTGTCGTCCAATTTTAAGAGGGCAGACAGATAAAGCGTTAGGTAAACTTGTAGATATTTTATTCATTTTCGGGCTTATTGGCGGTACAGCGACGTCACTCGCATTAGGTGTACCGATGATTTCTGCTGGTCTTGAAAAGTTATTCGGTTTCGACGGGTCAAGTATGGTTATCAAAAGTATTGTTTTAATCTGTATTACGATTGTATTTGCTTACAGTTCGTACCAAGGTTTGAAAAAAGGAATTCAAGTGTTAAGTGACTTGAACGTCTGGTTATCATTTGTTTTATTAGGCTTTATCTTTGTCGTTGGCCCAACCATTTTCATTATGGAAACGACAGTTACAGGCTTTGGGAACATGTTGAAAAACTTTTTCCAAATGGCGACATGGCTCGAACCATTCGGCGGTATTGGAGGACGTGAAGAGACAAACTTCCCACAACAATGGACGATATTCTATTGGTCATGGTGGATTGTTTACGCGCCATTTATCGGTCTGTTCATCGCGCGTATTTCAAAAGGACGTACATTAAAAGAGGTCATTTTAGGTACGATTGTTTATGGTACATTCGGCTGCGTCCTATTCTTCGGTATTTTTGGTAACTTCGCCGTATATTTACAAATTTCAGGTCAATTCGATGTGATTCAATTTTTAAATTCACACGGTACGGAAGCGACAATCATCGAAGTCATTAGCCAACTGCCATTCTCAAAAATCATTATCGGACTGTTTATCTTGTCAGCGTTCTTATTCTTAGTCACAACATTTGACTCAGCATCATACATTGTTGCGGCAGCTACGCAAACACGTGTTAAAGGGGAACCTATCAAGTTAAACCGTCTATTCTGGGCATTTGCGCTTTGTTTACTCCCATTTTCACTCATGTTAGTCGGTGGAGAAAAAGCGTTAGAAATCTTACAAACCGCTTCTATCGTCGCTGGTGTGCCACTGATTGTTATCTTTATCATCATCATGATTTCCTTTATGATGATTTTAGGTGGAGACCGCATTGCCTTACAAAGCCGTGCCGATCGCTTTAAACGCATCGAACGCCGCTCATTAAGAATTTTACGTGTCGGTGAAGACGAAGAAGACGACAATTTATAA
- the cudC gene encoding choline uptake/conversion transcriptional regulator CudC produces MVRAKTYEAKLEEAKDIVINSIAETMDLYGINRSVGNLYGIMLFKESMTLDEMRQELQMSKPSMSAGVKKLQEFDIVKQRLTRGSRKQHFEAEKDFFEFFCNFFTQKWNREISINLAALKESEAMIDEIIAADDVADDVKEDAVEIKAQLEDSRVYYYWLESISNALKSGKIFEYFPIPESKE; encoded by the coding sequence ATGGTACGTGCAAAAACATATGAAGCCAAATTAGAAGAAGCGAAAGATATTGTCATTAATTCTATCGCTGAGACGATGGACCTTTATGGCATTAATCGTAGCGTTGGGAATTTGTATGGCATTATGCTTTTTAAAGAAAGTATGACACTGGATGAAATGCGCCAAGAGTTACAGATGAGTAAGCCGAGTATGAGTGCGGGTGTGAAAAAGTTGCAAGAGTTTGATATTGTGAAACAACGTCTGACACGTGGCAGTCGCAAACAACATTTCGAGGCTGAGAAAGATTTTTTTGAGTTTTTCTGTAATTTTTTCACTCAAAAATGGAATCGTGAAATTTCGATTAATTTGGCAGCATTGAAAGAGTCTGAGGCAATGATTGATGAGATAATTGCGGCGGATGATGTGGCGGATGATGTGAAAGAAGATGCGGTTGAGATTAAGGCACAGTTGGAAGATTCTCGTGTGTATTATTATTGGCTTGAGTCGATTAGTAATGCGTTGAAGAGTGGGAAGATTTTTGAGTATTTTCCTATTCCAGAATCGAAGGAATGA
- the betB gene encoding betaine-aldehyde dehydrogenase, with protein sequence MEAVNRLSRRQYIDGEWVESSNKATREIINPYNQEVILEVAEGTETDVERAILAARRAFDEGSYANETGETKGQKVRAIADKIKENREELAYLETLDTGKTYEESLVDMDDIHNVFMYFAGLADKDGGELINSPIENTESKVVKEPIGVVTQITPWNYPLLQASWKIAPALATGCSLVMKPSEITPLTTIRVFELMEEVGFPKGVINLVLGAGSEIGDVLSSHPEVDLVSFTGGIKTGKHIMKKAADHVTNIALELGGKNPNIIFDDADFDLAVDQALNGGFFHAGQVCSAGSRIIVHNAIKDKFEEALISAVKKIRLGNGFDKSTEFGPLISAEHRAKVEKYMEVAKEDGATIAVGGQRPEREDLQNGFFFEPTVITDCDTSMRIVQEEVFGPVVTVESFDTEEEAIRLANDSIYGLAGGVFTKDIGKAQRVAGKMRMGTVWINDFHPYFAQAPWGGYKQSGIGRELGHQGLEEYLETKHILMNTNPEPVKWFSQS encoded by the coding sequence ATGGAAGCTGTAAACCGATTATCTCGTCGCCAATATATAGATGGTGAATGGGTAGAGAGTAGTAATAAAGCAACACGTGAAATCATTAATCCGTATAATCAAGAGGTCATTTTAGAGGTGGCAGAAGGAACTGAAACAGATGTTGAACGTGCCATTCTTGCAGCTCGTCGCGCATTTGACGAAGGGAGTTACGCGAACGAAACGGGTGAAACGAAAGGCCAAAAAGTACGTGCGATTGCGGACAAAATTAAAGAAAACCGTGAAGAATTAGCTTATTTAGAAACATTAGATACAGGTAAAACGTATGAAGAGTCATTAGTAGACATGGATGACATTCATAACGTCTTCATGTATTTTGCAGGTTTAGCAGATAAAGACGGTGGCGAATTGATTAACTCACCGATTGAAAATACAGAAAGCAAAGTTGTGAAAGAGCCAATCGGTGTTGTGACACAAATCACACCATGGAACTATCCGTTATTACAGGCGTCATGGAAGATTGCACCTGCATTAGCGACAGGTTGTTCACTTGTGATGAAGCCGAGTGAGATTACCCCTTTAACGACAATTCGTGTTTTTGAATTAATGGAAGAAGTTGGCTTTCCAAAAGGTGTGATCAATTTAGTTTTAGGTGCAGGTTCTGAGATTGGCGATGTTTTATCTTCACACCCTGAAGTGGACTTAGTGTCATTCACGGGTGGTATTAAAACAGGTAAGCATATTATGAAAAAAGCAGCCGATCATGTGACAAACATCGCACTTGAATTAGGCGGTAAAAATCCAAACATTATTTTTGATGATGCAGACTTTGATCTTGCGGTAGACCAAGCGTTGAATGGTGGCTTTTTCCACGCAGGTCAAGTATGTTCAGCCGGTTCACGTATTATCGTGCATAACGCTATTAAAGACAAATTTGAAGAAGCTTTAATTAGTGCTGTGAAAAAAATCCGCTTAGGTAACGGTTTTGACAAATCGACTGAATTTGGACCACTCATTTCAGCAGAACACCGTGCGAAAGTTGAAAAATATATGGAAGTCGCTAAAGAAGATGGCGCTACTATTGCGGTTGGCGGCCAACGTCCAGAACGCGAAGACTTACAAAATGGCTTTTTCTTTGAGCCGACTGTGATTACAGACTGTGACACATCAATGCGCATTGTCCAAGAAGAAGTATTCGGACCTGTTGTGACAGTGGAAAGCTTTGACACAGAAGAAGAAGCCATTCGATTAGCGAACGACTCCATTTACGGTCTTGCGGGTGGTGTCTTTACGAAAGATATCGGTAAAGCACAACGCGTCGCAGGCAAAATGAGAATGGGGACAGTTTGGATTAATGACTTCCATCCTTATTTCGCGCAAGCGCCATGGGGGGGTTACAAACAATCAGGTATCGGCCGTGAACTCGGTCATCAAGGTTTAGAAGAATATTTAGAAACGAAACATATTTTAATGAATACCAATCCTGAACCGGTGAAATGGTTTAGCCAATCTTAA
- the betA gene encoding choline dehydrogenase: protein MSKAYDKMYDYIIIGGGSAGSVLGARLSEDKDKKVLVLEAGRSDYPWDLLIQMPAALMYPSGNRFYDWKYETDGEPHMGGRKVFHTRGKVLGGSSSINGMIYQRGNPLDYEKWGQPEGMDTWDYAHCLPYFKRLETTFGADTDDPIRGLNGPIKLRRGPADNPLFHAFFDAAVEAGYRKTKDVNGFRQEGFGPFDSQIHNGRRVSASRAYLRPAMKRPNLTVKTRAFVEKLHFDGNTVTGVTYKRNGRLHKVLAKEVILSGGAFNTPQLLQLSGIGDSEHLRSLGIEPRIHLPGVGENFEDHLEVYIQHTCKEPVSMQPSLNKLKMPFIGLEWLTRRTGAAASNHFEGGGFVRSNDEVDYPNLMFHFLPLAVRYDGQKAETAHGYQVHVGPMYSNSRGSLKITSTNPYVKPKFVFNYLSTEEDQREWVEAIRVARNILKQSALDKFNGGEISPGPSVQTDEEILDWVRRDAETALHPSCSAKMGPASDPMAVVDPLTMKVHGMANLRVVDASVMPTTTNGNIHSPVLMLAEKAADIIRGRQPLEPEYVDYYVHGKSDPDAGAID, encoded by the coding sequence ATGAGTAAAGCGTACGATAAAATGTATGACTATATCATTATCGGCGGCGGTAGTGCGGGGTCCGTTTTAGGTGCACGTTTAAGCGAAGACAAAGATAAAAAGGTGTTGGTCCTTGAAGCGGGACGTAGTGACTACCCATGGGACTTATTAATTCAAATGCCTGCCGCGTTAATGTATCCATCTGGTAATCGTTTCTATGACTGGAAATACGAAACTGATGGTGAACCGCATATGGGTGGCCGCAAAGTATTCCACACACGTGGGAAAGTGTTAGGTGGTTCAAGTTCAATTAACGGTATGATTTATCAACGTGGGAACCCGTTAGACTATGAAAAATGGGGCCAACCAGAAGGCATGGACACGTGGGATTATGCGCATTGTTTACCTTACTTCAAACGTTTAGAAACGACATTCGGTGCAGATACGGATGATCCGATTCGTGGCTTAAATGGACCAATCAAATTACGTCGTGGCCCAGCTGATAACCCATTATTCCATGCCTTTTTCGATGCGGCGGTTGAAGCGGGTTATCGCAAAACAAAAGACGTGAATGGTTTCCGTCAAGAAGGTTTCGGTCCATTCGACAGTCAAATTCATAACGGTCGTCGTGTATCAGCATCACGTGCGTATTTGCGTCCAGCGATGAAACGACCTAATTTAACAGTAAAAACACGCGCATTTGTAGAAAAGCTTCATTTCGATGGTAATACGGTCACAGGTGTGACATACAAACGTAATGGCCGTTTACACAAAGTGCTTGCGAAAGAAGTCATTTTATCAGGTGGTGCGTTCAATACACCACAATTATTACAACTATCAGGTATTGGTGACTCCGAACATTTACGCTCACTCGGTATTGAGCCACGCATTCATTTACCAGGTGTGGGTGAAAACTTTGAAGATCATTTAGAAGTTTACATCCAACATACATGTAAAGAGCCAGTGTCCATGCAACCAAGTTTAAATAAACTCAAAATGCCGTTCATCGGTTTAGAATGGCTCACACGTCGTACAGGTGCAGCGGCAAGTAACCACTTTGAAGGTGGGGGCTTCGTACGTTCAAATGACGAAGTGGATTATCCAAACTTAATGTTTCATTTCTTACCATTAGCGGTACGTTACGACGGTCAAAAAGCAGAAACTGCACATGGCTATCAAGTTCACGTCGGTCCAATGTATTCTAACTCTCGCGGTAGTTTAAAAATTACGTCAACGAATCCGTATGTGAAACCGAAATTCGTGTTTAACTACTTATCAACAGAAGAAGATCAACGTGAATGGGTCGAAGCCATTCGTGTCGCACGTAACATTTTAAAACAGTCTGCATTAGATAAATTTAACGGTGGCGAAATTTCACCAGGACCAAGCGTTCAAACAGATGAAGAAATTTTAGATTGGGTACGTCGAGATGCGGAAACAGCGTTACACCCATCATGTAGTGCGAAAATGGGTCCAGCGAGTGATCCAATGGCAGTAGTAGACCCATTAACTATGAAAGTACATGGTATGGCAAACTTACGTGTCGTGGATGCGTCAGTGATGCCAACAACGACAAATGGTAATATTCATTCACCTGTATTGATGCTAGCTGAAAAAGCGGCAGATATTATCCGTGGTAGACAACCATTAGAACCTGAATATGTGGATTATTATGTTCATGGTAAGAGCGATCCAGATGCAGGTGCAATTGATTAA
- the argF gene encoding ornithine carbamoyltransferase has translation MTFIDFSMELKYKKQHHLPHPFLKGKNIALIFEKPSTRTRAAFSVAAHDLGAHVDYYEKGDIHLGGKESIADTAQVFGRMYDGIEFRGYHQSDVEQLSQHAGVPVWNGLTNEWHPTQMIADFMTIKEHFGSLENRTLTYVGDASNNVAHDLLVTGAMLGVNVHIAAPESLQPHPDIQAIAQHYAEQSGANILITENVQQGVYHADVLYTDVWVSMGTDESEWATRIENMLPYQINDALLAQADNPDLIVMHCLPAFHNLETTTSQKLYDQFGLEALEITDEVFNGPNSVVFEQAENRLHAIKAIMAATLGELF, from the coding sequence ATGACATTCATTGATTTTTCGATGGAATTAAAATATAAAAAGCAGCATCACTTGCCACATCCATTTTTGAAAGGGAAAAATATTGCGCTTATTTTTGAAAAGCCCTCTACACGAACAAGAGCAGCATTCAGTGTAGCGGCACATGATTTAGGGGCACATGTGGATTACTATGAAAAAGGTGATATTCATTTAGGGGGCAAAGAATCGATAGCGGATACTGCACAAGTGTTTGGACGTATGTATGATGGCATCGAGTTTCGTGGCTATCACCAGTCAGATGTAGAACAATTGAGTCAGCATGCGGGCGTGCCTGTATGGAATGGTTTGACGAATGAATGGCATCCGACGCAAATGATTGCAGACTTTATGACCATTAAAGAACATTTCGGATCATTAGAAAATCGCACATTAACGTATGTCGGTGATGCATCAAACAATGTGGCACATGATTTACTCGTGACAGGAGCGATGTTAGGCGTCAATGTTCATATCGCTGCACCAGAAAGTTTACAACCGCATCCAGATATTCAAGCCATTGCACAACATTATGCAGAGCAATCAGGAGCGAATATATTAATTACTGAAAATGTCCAACAAGGCGTCTATCATGCGGATGTGCTCTATACAGACGTGTGGGTGTCGATGGGGACAGATGAAAGTGAGTGGGCGACACGCATTGAAAACATGTTGCCTTATCAAATTAATGACGCTCTTCTTGCTCAGGCAGACAATCCAGACCTCATTGTCATGCACTGTTTACCAGCATTTCACAATTTGGAAACGACGACGAGCCAAAAACTGTATGACCAGTTCGGATTAGAGGCATTAGAAATTACAGATGAAGTGTTCAACGGTCCGAATTCCGTCGTCTTTGAACAAGCAGAAAACCGATTACACGCCATCAAAGCGATTATGGCCGCAACACTCGGCGAATTATTTTAA
- the hisIE gene encoding bifunctional phosphoribosyl-AMP cyclohydrolase/phosphoribosyl-ATP diphosphatase HisIE, with protein MALKPDFSKGLLPVILQDADTKQVLMLGYMDEVAFQKTVDEQVAWFYSRSKDRLWKKGETSGHIQKVKDMYLDCDQDTLLLFVEPMGPTCHTGAQSCFGTDSGFKVQQLEETVATRAQEADSGSYTQYLLNEGKEKITKKFGEEAFEVVIAAMKDDRDELIAESADVLYHLFVLLQAQDVTFAEVEQLLGERHEKRNNFKGERQDIEEW; from the coding sequence ATGGCCTTAAAACCAGATTTTTCAAAAGGATTACTCCCTGTCATATTACAAGATGCCGATACGAAACAAGTATTGATGCTCGGCTATATGGATGAAGTCGCATTCCAAAAAACAGTCGATGAACAGGTCGCTTGGTTTTATTCACGCTCCAAAGATCGCCTATGGAAAAAAGGCGAAACATCTGGACACATTCAAAAAGTCAAAGATATGTATTTAGATTGCGATCAGGACACATTGTTGCTGTTTGTCGAACCAATGGGCCCAACTTGTCACACAGGCGCACAAAGTTGTTTCGGGACAGACAGTGGCTTTAAAGTGCAACAACTTGAAGAAACAGTGGCGACACGTGCACAGGAAGCAGATAGCGGTTCCTATACACAGTACCTTTTAAATGAAGGAAAAGAGAAAATCACGAAGAAGTTTGGTGAAGAAGCGTTTGAAGTCGTCATTGCAGCGATGAAAGATGATCGTGATGAGCTGATTGCGGAAAGTGCAGATGTGTTGTATCACTTGTTCGTGTTGCTACAAGCGCAAGATGTCACGTTTGCGGAAGTCGAGCAGTTGTTGGGAGAACGGCATGAGAAGCGGAATAATTTTAAAGGTGAACGTCAGGATATTGAGGAATGGTAG
- the hisF gene encoding imidazole glycerol phosphate synthase subunit HisF has product MIKKRIIPCLDVKDGRVVKGIQFKGLRDIGDPVDLALYYNEGGADELVFLDISKTERGHALTLDIIQQTAEQLFIPLTVGGGIASLDDISDLLKHGADKVSLNSAALNNPELIRQASEKFGRQCICIAIDSQYDPELDDYFCCTHGGKKRTDKRVYDWVQEVETLGAGELLVTSMDFDGMKQGFDIKHLNGIAERVNIPIIASGGGGHARHFTELFTQTPVSAGLAASILHDKETTVHEIKQELENGGVPVRWP; this is encoded by the coding sequence TTGATTAAAAAACGAATCATTCCTTGCCTCGATGTAAAAGACGGTCGTGTTGTGAAAGGGATTCAATTCAAAGGGTTAAGAGACATCGGTGACCCTGTCGACTTAGCACTATACTACAATGAAGGCGGTGCCGATGAACTCGTCTTTTTAGATATTTCCAAAACAGAACGTGGCCATGCTTTAACGTTAGACATTATCCAACAAACCGCCGAGCAACTGTTTATCCCATTAACGGTCGGTGGTGGCATCGCTTCACTCGATGACATTTCTGATTTGTTAAAGCATGGTGCCGACAAAGTGTCACTTAATTCTGCAGCCCTCAACAACCCTGAACTCATCCGTCAAGCGAGTGAAAAGTTCGGGCGACAATGCATATGTATCGCCATCGACAGCCAATATGATCCAGAATTAGATGATTATTTCTGTTGCACACATGGCGGTAAAAAACGTACAGATAAACGGGTGTATGATTGGGTCCAAGAAGTCGAAACACTCGGTGCTGGCGAACTCCTCGTAACGAGCATGGATTTTGATGGGATGAAACAAGGCTTTGACATTAAACATTTAAATGGGATAGCTGAACGAGTCAATATCCCTATTATTGCGTCAGGTGGCGGAGGTCACGCACGTCACTTTACGGAACTTTTCACACAAACACCTGTTTCAGCAGGACTTGCGGCAAGTATATTACATGACAAAGAAACGACTGTACACGAAATTAAACAAGAACTCGAAAATGGAGGTGTGCCTGTCAGATGGCCTTAA
- the hisA gene encoding 1-(5-phosphoribosyl)-5-((5-phosphoribosylamino)methylideneamino)imidazole-4-carboxamide isomerase yields MIKIWPAIDLIEGKSVRLTEGDYNTSEAMTRSAEDSIQFYNQFESVDRIHIIDLIGAKAQRAIEMDYIQHLIQASDKPIEVGGGIRDEATLRRYYDSGVDYCIVGTQAITNVAWLAEMSQLFPGKIYVSVDAYRTAIKINGWTEDAALDLFDYVAQIEKLPLGGIIYTDISKDGKLAGPNFEITAQLAQATSLPVVASGGIRHQQDLERLEVSGITAAIVGKAANQSTFWEGLS; encoded by the coding sequence ATGATTAAAATTTGGCCTGCCATTGATTTAATTGAAGGCAAAAGTGTACGTCTCACTGAGGGAGATTACAACACTTCAGAAGCAATGACGAGGAGTGCAGAAGACAGTATTCAATTTTACAATCAATTCGAAAGTGTCGACCGTATTCACATTATCGACCTTATCGGCGCCAAAGCACAACGCGCGATTGAAATGGATTATATTCAACACCTCATTCAAGCAAGTGATAAACCGATTGAAGTCGGTGGTGGGATTCGTGATGAAGCTACGTTGCGACGTTATTATGACTCAGGTGTCGATTACTGTATTGTCGGTACACAAGCAATTACCAATGTCGCATGGCTCGCTGAAATGAGTCAGTTATTTCCCGGGAAAATTTATGTGTCAGTCGATGCGTATCGAACAGCAATCAAAATTAACGGTTGGACAGAAGATGCCGCACTAGATTTATTTGACTATGTAGCACAAATCGAAAAATTACCGTTAGGCGGCATCATTTATACAGATATTTCGAAAGATGGCAAATTAGCAGGTCCGAACTTTGAAATCACTGCTCAACTTGCGCAAGCGACATCGTTACCTGTCGTCGCATCAGGAGGCATTCGTCATCAACAAGACCTTGAAAGACTTGAAGTTTCAGGTATCACTGCCGCAATCGTCGGTAAAGCAGCAAATCAAAGCACCTTTTGGGAGGGATTAAGTTGA
- the hisH gene encoding imidazole glycerol phosphate synthase subunit HisH, which produces MIVIVDYGLGNILNVQRAVQHLGYDVVVSRDPEVIESADQLILPGVGHFKDAMQAIDRYQLAPLLKQQQKAIIGICLGMQLLYAFSEEGHVPGLGFFEGHVRAIDTPYTVPHLGWNQLKSDVPGLDKDVYYVHTYQAPMNDDVVAYTDYGAQIPGIVQRGQYIGIQFHPEKSGDYGLDILSQALKGGWQHD; this is translated from the coding sequence ATGATTGTCATTGTAGATTACGGATTAGGCAATATTTTAAATGTCCAACGCGCCGTACAACATCTCGGCTATGATGTCGTCGTCTCACGTGATCCTGAAGTCATTGAAAGTGCCGATCAGCTCATCTTACCTGGTGTCGGTCATTTTAAAGACGCTATGCAAGCCATTGACCGTTATCAACTGGCGCCATTATTAAAACAACAACAAAAAGCAATCATCGGTATTTGTCTCGGGATGCAATTGCTCTATGCTTTTAGCGAAGAAGGTCATGTCCCTGGACTCGGCTTTTTCGAAGGCCATGTACGTGCGATTGACACACCTTACACAGTGCCCCATCTCGGTTGGAATCAATTAAAAAGCGACGTCCCGGGTTTAGATAAAGACGTCTATTATGTGCACACGTACCAAGCCCCGATGAATGATGATGTCGTCGCTTATACAGATTACGGCGCTCAAATTCCAGGTATCGTCCAACGCGGGCAATATATCGGCATTCAATTCCACCCTGAAAAAAGTGGGGATTATGGCTTGGACATCTTATCCCAAGCATTAAAAGGAGGATGGCAACATGATTAA